The following proteins are co-located in the Microbacterium immunditiarum genome:
- a CDS encoding amino acid ABC transporter permease, with translation MSSSVLYDVPGPRAIVRNRILGVITILVVAGIIGFFVWRLAVTGQFSAEKWAAFTYTNVWIQIGLATLRTLSAFAVAAVGALALGFILALGRLSLHRWMRWPAGSLVEVLRAIPVLIFMFLLYYGLPVLGIRMDPYWAVVIALIAYNGSVLAEVIRAGVESLPRGQSEAGYAIGLRKAGVMRLILLPQAIRAMLPVIIAQLVVTLKDTALGFIITYPELLFYARFIGSQSTLGSPIVPATIIVGAIYIGLCLILSAIATLVERRLRSSARTPRVAGANQPTQEVTDTELIAMQKGAGKYDAQGL, from the coding sequence ATGAGCTCGTCGGTCCTGTACGACGTCCCCGGCCCGCGGGCGATCGTCCGCAACCGCATCCTCGGTGTCATCACGATCCTCGTCGTCGCCGGGATCATCGGATTCTTCGTCTGGCGGCTGGCCGTCACGGGGCAGTTCTCCGCCGAGAAGTGGGCCGCCTTCACCTACACGAACGTGTGGATCCAGATCGGGCTCGCGACGCTGCGCACGTTGAGCGCGTTCGCTGTCGCCGCGGTCGGCGCTCTCGCGCTCGGCTTCATCCTCGCGCTCGGGCGCCTCTCGCTGCACCGGTGGATGCGCTGGCCGGCCGGATCGCTCGTCGAGGTGCTGCGCGCGATCCCCGTCCTGATCTTCATGTTCCTGCTGTACTACGGCCTGCCTGTGCTCGGCATCCGCATGGATCCGTACTGGGCGGTCGTGATCGCGCTCATCGCGTACAACGGGTCGGTGCTCGCCGAGGTCATCCGGGCCGGCGTCGAGTCGCTGCCGCGCGGCCAGAGCGAGGCCGGGTACGCGATCGGACTGCGCAAGGCGGGCGTCATGCGCCTGATCCTCCTTCCCCAGGCGATCCGGGCGATGCTGCCGGTGATCATCGCGCAGCTCGTCGTGACCCTGAAGGATACGGCGCTGGGCTTCATCATCACGTACCCCGAGCTGCTGTTCTACGCGCGCTTCATCGGGTCGCAGTCGACGCTCGGCTCGCCGATCGTGCCCGCCACGATCATCGTGGGTGCGATCTACATCGGCCTGTGTCTGATCCTGTCCGCGATCGCGACGCTCGTCGAACGGCGCCTTCGCAGCTCGGCCCGCACGCCCCGCGTCGCGGGCGCGAACCAGCCGACGCAGGAGGTCACCGACACCGAGCTCATCGCGATGCAGAAGGGCGCGGGCAAGTACGACGCACAGGGCCTCTGA
- a CDS encoding ABC transporter permease subunit: MGVITDNLDLWQETLIGTLILFIAGGLLALILGTIVGAMRVSPIPVARAVGTAYVNTIRNTPLTLVFFAFAFALPPLLGLRLTAPVSLTLAIFALGIYTATYVAETIRSGINTVPVGQAEAARALGLTFGQVMSQVVMPQAFRSVIPPMMSVFIALLKNTTVAAGFSVVNLGSIRSYMSERGENQFLVILWVMFIFVVLVLLLSWAQRALENRWKVTR, encoded by the coding sequence GTGGGCGTCATCACCGACAATCTGGATCTCTGGCAGGAGACCCTGATCGGCACGCTCATACTGTTCATCGCAGGCGGATTGCTGGCGCTCATCCTCGGCACGATCGTCGGGGCCATGCGCGTGTCGCCCATCCCCGTCGCCCGCGCGGTCGGCACCGCGTATGTCAACACGATCCGCAACACTCCGCTCACGCTCGTGTTCTTCGCGTTCGCCTTCGCACTGCCGCCGCTGCTCGGGCTACGGCTCACCGCGCCGGTGTCGCTCACGCTCGCGATCTTCGCCCTCGGCATCTACACGGCGACCTATGTCGCCGAGACGATCCGATCGGGCATCAACACCGTGCCGGTCGGGCAGGCCGAGGCCGCACGCGCTCTCGGGCTCACGTTCGGGCAGGTGATGAGCCAGGTCGTGATGCCGCAGGCGTTCCGCTCGGTCATCCCGCCGATGATGAGCGTGTTCATCGCGCTCCTCAAGAACACGACGGTGGCGGCCGGCTTCTCGGTCGTGAACCTCGGCTCGATCCGCAGCTACATGAGCGAGCGGGGTGAGAACCAGTTCCTCGTGATCCTGTGGGTCATGTTCATCTTCGTCGTGCTGGTGCTGCTGCTCTCGTGGGCGCAGCGAGCTCTCGAGAACCGATGGAAGGTGACGCGATGA